The proteins below come from a single Thalassotalea ponticola genomic window:
- the priC gene encoding primosomal replication protein PriC — MKHSDQQAWQKLSSIISELEQQATAVDQANEKRKQHYYLQESPLFSETTFPISSNRLRPYVVYVQKQLKHVQHLLSNNQQQLADALLIQIEQQVSAIIVAIKSDQNRHRDSDYRLQRNKRRNQQQQAEDSNKQLAKRVMLSAHQLHTKLVEYRGFESRLELMIKDHEKKLARAQGNDKTTEQQKIFALHQRLGRCRRAINDVERQIEESDKRSVR; from the coding sequence ATGAAACACAGCGACCAGCAAGCATGGCAAAAACTAAGTAGTATAATCAGCGAATTGGAGCAGCAAGCAACGGCTGTTGACCAGGCCAACGAGAAGCGCAAACAACATTATTACTTGCAAGAAAGCCCGCTGTTTTCAGAAACCACATTTCCAATATCAAGTAACCGCCTTCGCCCCTATGTGGTTTATGTACAAAAGCAACTTAAACACGTTCAACATTTGCTCAGCAATAATCAACAGCAACTAGCCGATGCGCTACTGATACAAATAGAGCAGCAAGTCAGTGCCATTATTGTCGCCATTAAATCGGATCAAAATCGCCACCGAGACAGTGACTACCGCTTGCAACGCAACAAGCGTCGCAATCAGCAACAGCAAGCCGAAGACAGCAATAAGCAGTTAGCAAAACGGGTTATGCTCAGCGCCCATCAATTACATACTAAACTGGTCGAATACCGAGGCTTTGAGAGTCGTTTGGAATTGATGATCAAAGATCACGAAAAAAAACTGGCAAGGGCCCAAGGCAACGACAAGACAACCGAGCAGCAGAAAATTTTCGCGTTGCACCAGCGATTAGGTCGATGTCGCCGAGCCATCAACGACGTGGAACGGCAAATAGAAGAAAGTGATAAGCGCAGCGTGCGCTAG
- the maiA gene encoding maleylacetoacetate isomerase — protein sequence MLTLYGYWRSSAAYRVRIALNLKQLPHQHKSIHLVKDGGQQHSAQYKQLNPNELVPTLVDGDMVINQSLAIIDYLDEKYPKVPLYPSDLTGRTAVKALAYDIACDIHPLNNLRVLQYLSQSMGVSDQQKSDWYCHWIEQGFSALEQRLSQCAGKFCYRDTPSVADLCLIPQIYNAKRFNVDMSAYPTITRIAENCASLQAFIDAEPEQQADANS from the coding sequence ATGCTTACTCTCTATGGCTATTGGCGTTCATCGGCGGCTTATCGGGTGCGCATTGCGTTGAACCTGAAACAATTGCCCCATCAACACAAAAGCATTCATCTGGTCAAAGATGGCGGCCAGCAACACAGTGCTCAGTACAAGCAACTCAACCCCAATGAATTGGTTCCAACCCTAGTCGATGGCGATATGGTGATTAATCAGTCGTTGGCGATTATTGATTACTTAGACGAAAAATATCCCAAGGTGCCTTTGTATCCCAGTGATCTTACCGGCCGTACTGCGGTGAAGGCGCTGGCTTATGACATTGCCTGCGATATTCATCCGCTCAATAATTTGCGCGTATTACAATACTTGAGTCAGTCAATGGGCGTTAGCGACCAACAAAAGTCAGACTGGTATTGCCATTGGATTGAGCAAGGGTTTTCTGCCTTGGAACAACGATTGAGTCAATGCGCAGGTAAATTTTGTTATCGAGACACGCCATCGGTCGCTGACTTGTGCTTGATCCCGCAAATCTATAATGCCAAGCGTTTCAACGTCGATATGTCGGCGTATCCAACAATCACTCGCATCGCTGAAAATTGCGCATCACTGCAGGCGTTTATTGATGCCGAGCCTGAACAGCAAGCAGACGCCAACAGTTAA
- a CDS encoding TSUP family transporter, with protein MLEIFEQPSLLFLLSLVGLLAGFIDAIAGGGGLLTVPALLTTGLPPHLTLGTNKLAACFGSFTSSLTFYRKKLFDPIFWLSSAIATAIGAFIGTIAVNLMSSEALNKVLPIIILLCAVYALLAKTALVETTTLPLKTARLKLQQRLQGVVLGFYDGVAGPGTGTFWVVSNLALYKMNILLSSALAKSMNFISNFVSLVVFLYLDQVNIVYGLAMGVFMVLGSWLGAHSAIRYGSKFIRPVFISVVVIMALRLAYEAWVI; from the coding sequence ATGCTAGAGATATTTGAACAACCATCATTATTATTTTTATTGTCATTAGTTGGCTTACTGGCAGGGTTTATTGACGCCATCGCCGGTGGCGGAGGCTTGCTCACTGTTCCCGCCCTGCTTACCACCGGACTGCCACCGCATTTAACGCTCGGTACAAATAAGCTGGCGGCGTGTTTCGGCTCATTCACGTCGTCGCTAACGTTTTACCGTAAAAAACTGTTTGATCCGATTTTCTGGTTATCCAGTGCGATAGCAACCGCGATTGGCGCTTTTATCGGGACTATTGCGGTAAATTTAATGTCCAGTGAGGCATTAAATAAAGTGTTACCGATTATTATCTTGCTGTGTGCTGTGTACGCCCTATTGGCTAAAACCGCATTGGTTGAAACGACAACGCTGCCGTTAAAAACAGCGCGGTTGAAATTACAGCAAAGGTTACAGGGTGTAGTATTGGGCTTTTACGATGGCGTTGCAGGCCCAGGGACCGGAACGTTTTGGGTGGTATCTAACCTCGCCTTGTATAAAATGAACATTCTACTCAGTTCTGCCTTGGCTAAGAGCATGAACTTTATCAGCAATTTCGTTTCGTTAGTGGTATTTTTATATCTTGATCAGGTAAATATCGTTTACGGTTTAGCCATGGGCGTATTTATGGTGTTAGGTTCTTGGTTAGGTGCGCATTCAGCTATTCGCTATGGCAGTAAATTTATTCGACCGGTATTTATATCGGTGGTAGTTATTATGGCACTGCGTTTAGCGTATGAGGCATGGGTGATTTAA
- a CDS encoding lysophospholipid acyltransferase family protein, whose product MASLPEVPAQVPRQHSHLGQRFGLWLFELIGWRFVGEFPAQQKMIMAVAPHTSNWDFIIGVIAKLALDVKLHFLGKHTIFVWPLKPILLSLGGIAVDRRSAHGVVGQMVDQFNQHEQLILALSPEGTRSKVEHWRTGFLQIARQANVPVFPIQFNFKKKQIEFMPLRYIGDDIDRELAEFKALFDANSAKKPQLF is encoded by the coding sequence ATGGCGTCGTTACCCGAGGTCCCTGCCCAAGTGCCAAGACAGCACAGCCATTTGGGGCAGCGTTTTGGCTTGTGGTTATTTGAGTTGATTGGTTGGCGTTTTGTTGGCGAATTTCCTGCACAGCAAAAAATGATCATGGCGGTCGCGCCACATACCTCGAATTGGGATTTTATTATTGGCGTTATTGCCAAACTTGCCCTCGATGTAAAATTGCACTTTCTCGGCAAACACACGATTTTTGTATGGCCGTTAAAGCCGATACTGCTTAGCTTGGGTGGAATCGCCGTGGATCGGCGCAGTGCCCACGGGGTGGTAGGGCAGATGGTGGATCAATTTAATCAGCACGAGCAACTCATCCTAGCCCTGTCTCCCGAAGGCACGCGTTCGAAAGTTGAACATTGGCGAACCGGTTTTTTACAAATCGCACGTCAGGCAAACGTACCGGTATTTCCAATCCAATTTAATTTTAAAAAGAAACAAATTGAGTTTATGCCGTTGCGTTATATCGGCGATGACATTGACCGAGAATTGGCTGAGTTTAAGGCGCTATTTGATGCCAACAGTGCAAAAAAACCGCAGTTGTTTTAA
- a CDS encoding TonB-dependent receptor, with product MYSNNKLAKAVRLALVFGASATAGISANAFAAEEATAEEDVERIEVTGSRIKRTDLEGASPVTVMTAEDIKVEGNFTVADALRGSSFNSFGSFSERSGSSAQSQATINLRGAGSARTLVLLDGKRLPGSPTLGGQSANLNAIPMAAVERIEILTNGASSTYGSDAMAGVVNIILKKNYEGLEFTVGAGQRDQDEGTTSNEFSIIGGYSNDKGNVTFSFDHQRRQGISDGARPYTAAKTNDLNGDGVIDIYTGEADGWSWYGASVFAPDFSEVQASPLCDDLIAEYGSDVFMKMNAKPGTGYDGEVCAFAYANVSYNTASVDRNTLFVDANYELTDGIEWFGRAMFVQNESFGRYAPPAAPWANISADNPHNPYGVDGAYGLFRWVGIGNRDGIVDDYNQDYLTGLTGELDWNNASWEVYYHRNIADNKSVGRFYLSYGGLAYNEKNDIPLGSEVGTANMKSTTLQDSSSTFDQYFAGIGFDLFALPGGDIAHYFGTEYMEQTYSDLYDGQSEAGLIGGSAGNSAAGERDIKAFFYEAQMPIIDSVELNIAARYDDYSDFGDNVAPMAAVRWEPLDGLVVRASYSESFRAPGLDELNAATTFSAEAATDFRQCEQQGTSPEDCPERQFDTYYKSNPNLGAEESEYTNIGVAWDITDDIGVKVDYFDLSITNAIQTKTVQGLLTDEDQGDLVALEQGADTTNETFYLIRSPGGGLLEAGTGYYNSEGSLNIEGVDVTLSGAFETAFGDFRLNMINSFVLDWGDEFNYAGTDGAPDHKAVATVGWSMDAFSFAWTTNYTASTSESSRVVDNKLEESGKLDSWILHHVTASYDAGSYGTITFQVNNLTDEDPVLNSLGQWTDQNLYNNFGRDYRVSYNIKF from the coding sequence ATGTATAGCAATAATAAACTTGCTAAAGCCGTTCGCCTTGCCTTAGTGTTTGGCGCAAGCGCAACAGCTGGTATCTCTGCAAATGCATTTGCAGCAGAAGAAGCAACAGCTGAAGAAGATGTTGAACGCATTGAGGTTACCGGTTCACGCATCAAGCGTACCGACCTAGAAGGTGCTTCACCGGTTACCGTTATGACCGCTGAAGACATCAAAGTTGAAGGTAACTTTACCGTAGCTGACGCGCTACGTGGTTCATCATTCAACTCATTTGGTTCTTTCTCTGAGCGTTCTGGTTCTTCAGCTCAGTCACAAGCAACCATCAACTTACGCGGTGCTGGTTCAGCGCGTACACTAGTTCTACTAGACGGTAAGCGTTTACCTGGTTCTCCAACTCTAGGTGGTCAATCAGCTAACCTTAACGCCATTCCAATGGCGGCTGTTGAGCGTATCGAAATCTTAACTAACGGTGCATCTTCTACTTACGGTTCTGACGCAATGGCAGGTGTTGTTAACATCATCCTTAAAAAGAACTACGAAGGTTTAGAGTTCACTGTTGGTGCAGGTCAACGTGACCAAGACGAAGGTACTACCTCAAATGAATTCTCAATCATCGGTGGTTACTCAAATGACAAAGGTAACGTAACGTTCTCGTTCGATCACCAACGTCGTCAAGGTATCTCTGATGGTGCGCGTCCGTACACAGCAGCAAAAACTAACGACTTAAACGGCGACGGTGTGATTGATATCTACACTGGTGAAGCTGACGGTTGGTCTTGGTACGGTGCATCTGTATTTGCTCCAGATTTCTCTGAAGTTCAAGCGTCACCTCTATGTGATGACTTAATCGCTGAGTACGGTTCAGACGTATTCATGAAAATGAATGCAAAACCAGGTACTGGTTACGACGGTGAAGTGTGTGCATTTGCTTACGCAAACGTTTCATACAACACGGCATCTGTTGACCGTAACACCTTATTCGTTGACGCGAACTATGAATTAACTGATGGCATCGAGTGGTTCGGTCGTGCGATGTTCGTACAAAACGAATCGTTTGGTCGTTACGCGCCACCAGCAGCGCCTTGGGCAAACATCTCAGCTGACAACCCGCACAACCCGTACGGTGTTGACGGTGCATACGGTCTATTCCGTTGGGTTGGTATCGGTAACCGTGACGGTATCGTAGACGATTACAACCAAGATTACTTAACTGGTTTAACTGGTGAGCTTGATTGGAACAACGCGTCTTGGGAAGTTTACTACCACAGAAACATCGCTGATAACAAATCAGTAGGTCGTTTCTACCTATCTTACGGTGGTTTAGCGTACAACGAGAAGAATGACATCCCACTTGGTTCTGAAGTTGGTACAGCCAACATGAAGTCAACCACGCTTCAAGATTCGTCTTCAACGTTTGACCAATACTTCGCTGGTATCGGTTTCGACTTATTTGCTCTTCCAGGTGGTGACATCGCTCACTACTTCGGTACTGAGTACATGGAGCAAACTTACTCTGACTTGTACGACGGTCAGTCAGAAGCAGGTCTAATCGGTGGTTCAGCAGGTAACTCTGCAGCTGGTGAACGCGATATCAAAGCGTTCTTCTACGAAGCACAAATGCCAATCATCGACTCGGTAGAGCTTAACATCGCAGCACGTTACGATGATTACTCTGATTTTGGTGACAACGTAGCGCCAATGGCAGCTGTTCGTTGGGAGCCACTAGACGGTCTTGTTGTTCGTGCATCTTACTCTGAGTCGTTCCGCGCACCAGGCCTAGATGAGCTAAACGCAGCAACTACTTTCTCTGCAGAAGCAGCAACTGACTTCCGTCAGTGTGAGCAACAAGGCACTTCACCAGAAGATTGTCCAGAGCGTCAATTTGATACGTACTACAAGTCTAACCCGAACCTAGGTGCTGAAGAATCAGAATACACCAACATCGGTGTTGCTTGGGATATCACTGACGATATCGGCGTAAAAGTGGATTACTTCGACTTGTCAATCACTAACGCAATCCAAACCAAAACTGTTCAGGGTCTATTGACAGACGAAGACCAAGGCGACTTGGTTGCGCTTGAGCAAGGTGCTGACACGACTAATGAAACCTTCTACCTAATTCGTTCACCAGGTGGTGGTCTACTAGAAGCGGGTACTGGTTACTACAACAGTGAAGGTAGCCTTAACATCGAAGGTGTTGACGTAACGTTAAGCGGTGCATTTGAAACAGCATTCGGTGACTTCCGTTTGAACATGATCAACTCATTTGTTCTTGATTGGGGTGACGAGTTCAACTACGCAGGTACTGACGGTGCGCCAGATCACAAAGCAGTAGCAACTGTTGGTTGGTCAATGGACGCATTTAGCTTCGCATGGACGACTAACTACACAGCTTCTACATCAGAGTCTTCTCGTGTAGTTGATAACAAGTTAGAAGAAAGCGGCAAGTTAGACTCTTGGATCCTACACCACGTGACAGCATCATACGATGCAGGTTCATACGGTACCATCACGTTCCAAGTTAACAACTTGACTGACGAAGACCCAGTACTTAACTCACTAGGTCAGTGGACCGACCAAAACTTGTACAACAACTTTGGTCGTGACTACCGCGTAAGCTACAACATCAAGTTCTAA
- the tyrR gene encoding transcriptional regulator TyrR: MRLEITCEDRVGIAQEVLAIFVERQINIKGIDAITESGQIFMHMPDLEFTQLQDFMPQLRLINGVKDVKTTNYMPSERERHVLDTLVRTIPDPILSIDGRGLVYSLNDMALQRIPETEQEIKGQPINHWIKGFNFSRYMESSEVLPQTRRIKFMDEDFVADILPVQLPSENNTKVIAGAVIMLKSEARLGQQINAFNQPKDNDFANVLAFSPLMRKVVREARRMALLDSSILLTGETGTGKELIARSCHQASDRSDKPFIVVNCASMPDEACESELFGRLQQSGDVKKGIFELAQGGTIFLDQVAQMSSTMQSKLLRVIDDGRYRRVDDENEIEINVRIISATNVDLLALVETGQFREDLYYRLNVLGLNIPALRTRRKDILPLAEHFCKKACQASQRPMIKMEQSCAEFIENYPWPGNVRQLENTILRAVALLDVDVMSKAHLQLPTYSSDSGYLETEFNETLDEAVKNFEAQLLRKLYPAYPSTRQLARKLGLSHTAIANKLREYNINKKTIKI, encoded by the coding sequence GTGCGATTAGAAATTACCTGTGAAGATCGCGTTGGTATAGCACAAGAAGTGTTAGCGATTTTTGTTGAGCGACAAATCAATATCAAAGGTATTGATGCGATTACCGAGTCCGGACAAATCTTTATGCATATGCCAGACTTAGAGTTCACACAATTGCAAGATTTTATGCCGCAGTTGCGTTTGATCAATGGCGTTAAAGATGTAAAGACCACCAATTACATGCCTTCAGAGCGCGAGCGCCACGTTCTTGATACCTTGGTCAGAACCATTCCCGACCCCATTCTTTCAATTGACGGCCGCGGCTTAGTGTACTCGTTAAACGATATGGCGTTGCAGCGCATTCCCGAAACCGAGCAAGAGATCAAAGGGCAACCGATAAATCACTGGATCAAAGGGTTTAACTTTTCACGATATATGGAGTCGAGTGAAGTATTGCCGCAAACGCGTCGTATCAAATTTATGGACGAGGACTTTGTCGCCGACATCCTGCCGGTACAATTACCGTCTGAAAACAACACCAAGGTGATTGCCGGCGCGGTGATCATGCTCAAGTCAGAAGCGCGTCTTGGCCAACAAATCAATGCGTTTAATCAACCTAAAGACAACGACTTTGCCAATGTCTTGGCATTTTCGCCACTGATGCGAAAAGTCGTGCGCGAAGCTCGCCGCATGGCATTGCTTGACTCATCCATTCTTTTAACCGGCGAAACCGGTACGGGTAAAGAGCTCATTGCGCGCTCCTGTCATCAGGCTAGCGATCGATCAGATAAGCCGTTTATCGTGGTCAATTGCGCATCCATGCCCGATGAAGCATGTGAATCGGAGCTGTTTGGTCGCTTACAGCAATCTGGCGACGTTAAGAAAGGGATATTCGAATTGGCCCAAGGCGGTACTATATTCCTCGACCAAGTAGCGCAAATGTCGTCCACGATGCAGTCTAAGTTATTGCGCGTCATTGATGACGGACGCTATCGTCGCGTTGACGATGAAAATGAAATCGAAATAAACGTGCGTATCATCAGTGCCACCAATGTTGATTTGTTGGCGTTGGTGGAAACCGGGCAGTTTAGAGAAGACCTGTATTATCGTTTGAATGTACTGGGCTTAAACATCCCTGCACTGCGCACCCGGCGCAAAGATATCTTGCCTCTTGCTGAACACTTTTGTAAAAAAGCGTGCCAAGCAAGTCAGCGGCCGATGATAAAAATGGAACAGTCATGTGCTGAGTTTATTGAAAATTATCCGTGGCCGGGTAACGTCAGGCAGCTAGAGAACACCATTTTACGGGCAGTGGCGTTATTAGACGTCGATGTAATGAGCAAAGCGCACTTACAATTACCGACCTATAGCTCGGATAGCGGTTATTTAGAAACTGAGTTTAACGAAACACTCGATGAGGCGGTAAAGAATTTCGAAGCCCAGTTGCTGCGCAAGCTTTATCCCGCGTACCCGAGTACGCGTCAACTAGCGCGTAAACTCGGCTTGAGTCATACCGCCATCGCCAATAAACTGCGCGAATATAATATCAATAAGAAAACCATTAAAATTTAA
- a CDS encoding DUF3014 domain-containing protein, whose translation MFNSNTPTKVDSPADESVVSEPQEPVAEPKPEPEPVVVEPVDEPEPVINTEASEVPTPVVDLPELDNSDDFIMQELKQISVSKSLLSLILSDDLIRRSAVVIDNFARGDIAYKHLPLKPLDSKYQVVEQDNDAPVFNVNRQNWERYQQYIDLFLSFEPEQLVATYQNVRPLLVNAYAELGYSEQDFERAVQACLQRILDAKVASGREVLIQPKVVYTYQDSELESLPDADKLLLRLGPENLMQLKAIALELDRAMAAKAD comes from the coding sequence TTGTTTAACTCGAACACCCCAACAAAAGTGGATTCGCCAGCGGATGAATCGGTTGTCAGTGAGCCGCAAGAGCCCGTCGCCGAGCCAAAGCCCGAACCGGAGCCGGTGGTTGTTGAACCCGTAGATGAACCGGAACCCGTGATCAACACCGAAGCCAGTGAGGTACCAACGCCGGTTGTTGATTTACCTGAGCTTGATAACAGCGATGACTTTATCATGCAAGAGCTCAAACAAATAAGTGTCAGTAAATCGCTGTTATCGCTGATTTTGAGCGATGATTTGATCCGGCGCAGTGCAGTGGTTATCGATAATTTCGCCCGAGGCGATATAGCCTATAAACACTTGCCGTTAAAGCCCCTGGATAGCAAATATCAAGTGGTTGAGCAAGACAATGACGCTCCGGTATTTAATGTCAATCGACAAAACTGGGAACGCTATCAACAATACATTGATTTATTTCTCTCTTTTGAGCCTGAACAACTGGTGGCGACGTACCAAAACGTGAGGCCGTTATTGGTTAATGCATATGCCGAATTAGGCTATTCAGAGCAAGATTTTGAACGCGCTGTACAAGCCTGTTTACAACGCATTCTCGACGCTAAAGTAGCAAGTGGCCGTGAAGTGCTTATTCAGCCTAAGGTGGTCTATACCTATCAAGACAGTGAGCTCGAGAGCTTACCTGATGCCGATAAGTTACTGTTGCGGTTAGGACCTGAAAATCTCATGCAATTAAAGGCCATCGCTCTCGAATTGGACCGAGCAATGGCTGCGAAGGCCGATTGA
- a CDS encoding 4a-hydroxytetrahydrobiopterin dehydratase: protein MSELAKQECEACRADAPKVSEQELAVLIAEIPDWTPVVRDGVMMLEREFKFKNFKLALEFTNKVAALAEAEFHHPSILTEWGKVTITWWTHAIHGLHRNDFICAAKTDELLSE from the coding sequence ATGAGTGAGTTAGCAAAACAAGAATGCGAAGCGTGTCGTGCAGATGCGCCTAAGGTATCAGAACAAGAACTAGCTGTGCTAATCGCCGAAATTCCCGATTGGACTCCTGTAGTGCGCGATGGGGTGATGATGTTAGAGCGAGAATTCAAATTTAAAAACTTTAAGCTAGCCCTTGAGTTTACCAATAAGGTAGCGGCATTAGCTGAAGCTGAGTTTCACCACCCGTCCATTTTAACCGAGTGGGGAAAAGTGACGATCACTTGGTGGACTCATGCGATTCACGGTTTACATCGCAACGATTTTATTTGTGCGGCAAAAACTGACGAACTGCTGAGCGAATAG
- a CDS encoding tetratricopeptide repeat-containing sulfotransferase family protein has translation MMNWIKSLFSSNKQHQPQTVSRHSTEEKSTNTAQTPAEQSDSELSVHTTSDHGQPIARSATDDVKHSTAASSTHTDNEPSDESINTRLEQAKQLHRQGRIDLALPVYQSLHQAHPDLADVWHMLGVVALQQGQLAQANDYFASAISRDDTVANYFVNAGICALQSNNLTPAIEHFSRALAIEADNDAALAHLTSCYIASNQLEKAALVASDYQRLFANRAEGHQLMANVLLAQKNTLSAITCLRGAIALEPDNVDVLLQLVSCYELQNDVDNAAAYVVKAKQLQPGNPKVIMFEGIVLRRQKQAGKAVKLLQKSLKYGLDKPTSVEAYHQLGLALDESGQYQQAYQAFLQSNQLMASMSASKIDSSGYTDMLLAYQSQAKAINNQVEQPVATKPKTPIFFVAFPRSGTTLMEQVLKAHPELTTTDENSPINAIIGQMREEYKAYPQALSDLTDADKARYRQVFWQHIEATHGTLPNGQLIDKLPLNIVHLPLIRTLFNDAKFIVALRDPRDVVISCFMQKFELNSAMTHFLDLNDAAEFYHQVMTLWQVYKQHLRSDEYIEYRYEDLISDFNATVQRVLDFTGSSWHDEMNSYRQKALQRNISTPSYRDVTNEISTKAVARHQHYKAQLASVEPILKEHIDQYGYNR, from the coding sequence ATGATGAATTGGATTAAGTCGCTGTTTTCATCAAATAAGCAGCATCAACCGCAAACTGTTAGTCGCCACAGTACAGAAGAAAAGTCGACCAATACGGCGCAGACACCGGCGGAACAAAGTGACAGTGAGTTGTCTGTGCACACCACATCTGATCACGGTCAGCCCATCGCTCGTTCGGCAACTGATGATGTAAAACACAGTACCGCTGCGTCTTCTACGCACACAGATAATGAGCCATCTGATGAGTCGATTAATACTCGCTTAGAACAAGCAAAGCAATTACACCGACAAGGACGTATCGACCTTGCTTTGCCAGTGTATCAAAGCTTACACCAAGCTCATCCCGATCTCGCTGATGTCTGGCATATGCTTGGTGTGGTCGCACTACAGCAGGGGCAGTTAGCGCAAGCCAACGATTATTTTGCTAGCGCGATAAGCCGCGATGATACTGTGGCCAATTACTTTGTTAACGCCGGCATTTGTGCGTTACAAAGCAATAATCTGACACCTGCAATTGAGCATTTTAGCCGCGCATTGGCGATTGAGGCCGATAATGACGCTGCACTGGCACACTTAACCAGCTGTTACATCGCCAGCAACCAACTGGAAAAAGCAGCCCTTGTCGCCAGTGATTATCAACGCTTATTTGCCAACCGAGCAGAAGGGCACCAACTGATGGCGAATGTGTTGTTGGCGCAAAAAAACACCTTGTCAGCGATAACTTGTTTGCGTGGGGCGATAGCATTAGAGCCCGATAACGTCGACGTTTTACTGCAGTTAGTGAGCTGTTATGAATTGCAAAACGATGTCGATAACGCCGCCGCCTATGTCGTTAAAGCAAAACAGTTACAACCGGGCAATCCGAAAGTGATCATGTTCGAGGGCATCGTCTTGCGCCGGCAGAAGCAGGCGGGCAAAGCGGTCAAGTTATTACAAAAATCGTTAAAATACGGGCTTGATAAACCCACCAGCGTTGAAGCCTATCATCAGTTGGGCTTAGCGCTTGATGAATCAGGCCAATACCAACAAGCGTATCAAGCGTTCTTGCAAAGCAATCAGCTTATGGCCAGTATGTCAGCCAGTAAAATAGATAGCTCGGGTTACACCGACATGCTGTTGGCGTATCAGTCACAGGCCAAAGCGATCAACAACCAAGTGGAGCAACCGGTAGCGACAAAACCCAAAACACCGATTTTTTTCGTCGCCTTTCCACGCTCTGGTACCACGCTGATGGAGCAAGTGTTGAAAGCTCATCCAGAGCTCACCACCACCGATGAAAACTCGCCGATTAACGCGATAATTGGACAAATGCGCGAAGAATACAAGGCCTACCCACAAGCATTAAGTGACTTAACCGATGCCGATAAAGCCCGTTATCGCCAGGTGTTTTGGCAACACATAGAGGCAACGCACGGCACCTTGCCCAACGGCCAGTTAATTGACAAATTGCCACTTAATATTGTCCATCTACCGTTGATTCGTACCTTGTTCAACGATGCCAAGTTTATCGTTGCGCTTCGCGATCCGCGCGATGTGGTGATCAGCTGCTTTATGCAAAAGTTTGAGTTAAACTCAGCGATGACCCATTTCCTCGACCTCAACGACGCGGCAGAGTTTTACCATCAAGTGATGACGTTGTGGCAAGTGTACAAGCAACATTTGCGCAGTGATGAATACATTGAATATCGCTACGAAGATTTGATCAGTGACTTTAACGCCACGGTGCAAAGGGTGCTTGATTTTACCGGCTCTAGCTGGCACGACGAGATGAATAGCTATCGCCAAAAGGCGTTGCAGCGCAACATCAGCACACCAAGCTACCGCGACGTGACCAATGAAATATCAACCAAAGCGGTTGCCCGACACCAGCATTACAAAGCGCAATTGGCGTCGGTCGAGCCAATTCTTAAAGAGCACATTGATCAATACGGGTACAACCGCTAA
- the phhA gene encoding phenylalanine 4-monooxygenase, producing the protein MGKSTSYVSKHGDENGYIAWTEQENDIWRRLYTRQLSCIQGKACDEFIDGLERLNLPVDRIPQLSEVSDVLLQATGWQCHPVPALIGFGEFFRLLSERKFPVATFIRSERDFDYLQEPDIFHEIFGHCPLLTNPAFANFTQLYGQLGLQASKEDRVFLARLYWFTVEFGLLETEQGLRIYGGGILSSPGETQYAIDDPKPLRKPFDVIDVLRTPYRIDIMQPVYFLLQSINQLDDIAEMDLMALLEQAKALGMHKPLFEAKNVKIAS; encoded by the coding sequence ATGGGAAAATCAACATCGTATGTATCTAAACACGGTGATGAAAACGGCTACATAGCGTGGACCGAGCAAGAGAACGATATTTGGCGACGTTTATACACTCGTCAACTGTCTTGTATTCAAGGCAAAGCGTGTGATGAGTTTATTGACGGCCTAGAGCGATTAAACTTACCTGTCGATCGCATTCCGCAGTTGAGTGAAGTCAGTGATGTATTGCTACAAGCGACTGGTTGGCAGTGTCATCCCGTACCGGCGTTAATCGGATTTGGCGAATTTTTCCGCTTGCTGTCAGAGCGCAAGTTCCCGGTGGCGACATTTATCCGCAGTGAACGAGATTTTGATTATCTGCAAGAGCCCGATATATTTCACGAAATATTTGGTCACTGCCCGTTGTTAACAAACCCGGCGTTTGCTAACTTTACTCAGCTTTACGGCCAGTTGGGACTGCAAGCGAGTAAAGAAGATCGCGTATTTTTAGCGCGCTTGTATTGGTTTACGGTAGAGTTTGGCTTACTTGAGACCGAGCAAGGGCTGCGTATATACGGCGGCGGCATCTTATCATCGCCGGGAGAAACCCAATATGCGATTGACGATCCAAAGCCACTAAGAAAGCCATTTGATGTGATTGATGTCTTGCGCACGCCATATCGCATTGACATCATGCAACCGGTTTACTTTTTATTACAGTCGATTAATCAGCTTGATGATATTGCCGAGATGGATCTAATGGCGTTGTTGGAACAAGCCAAGGCTCTGGGTATGCACAAGCCATTATTTGAAGCAAAAAATGTGAAAATTGCCAGTTAA